The Branchiostoma lanceolatum isolate klBraLanc5 chromosome 3, klBraLanc5.hap2, whole genome shotgun sequence DNA segment tgtacaatctacaaaacTATGAACATCAAAATGGTGACTTATTCTTTGAGGTACTTTTAGCTGAATGTTGATTGTCACAATTCGGGGCCCGGGGAAGAAAAGTTCGTcggttgccacttactgtttgttttcggttgttttaaaaaataaaatcgTGGTGACAAGCCGAGGAGAGAATAATTTCTAAGATCAGAATCGAATTCAATCTACGTAGCTACAGCACACGTTATATTTATATCCTTTGCAAGTATATTCTTTTATGATTAAGGATGGTAGAATGTCTTTTTCCTCCGTCCTACAGCCCGCTGCCCCTCCTACGTGAGGTGTAACACGCCCAACAGTTTTGTGGGGCCGACGTGCCGGTGTATGTGTCCCGGGTACCACGGGCTGGGCACCACGGACTGTCCGCACGAGTCCACCCAGATCGTACACGGGTACGGCGGGCACAGGCACAGATTAGGTAGGTTTATAGTCATATTGCGTTAAGATAGATACATTAGAGGGTTATGAAGTTGACAGGGATGTTGGCGTACAAGTCAGATAACGAATGAAGGCAATCATGTTTATAGAAAAGTCTGAAAATGTCGTTCTTCGGCGAAAAGGACTAGACATGCAATGCACTTAAGTCCATTTAATAGTAATGAGTAGACAATGGTGTTACAAAATATGTCAAAGGGTGAAGATGTATTATATCCAAATATGAATAACAGTATGGCAGATACCCCCAACTACAATGAAAGGCTTAGATACTATTCTcgaagcagaggtttcgatcggggggctagcAGTGGCAATTTTACGAGAGGACAGCGTTAGAAattgcggccactactagcccacCTCAGCTTGGAGAACACATTGGTCTAAACTGGACTGTATCTAATATGCTTTCCTTCTCTCTACATCCAGACTGTTACCAAGGCAACGGGAACACGTACAGAGGTTCCCGGAGCTGGACCCGTAGCGGCCACTCCTGTCTGAACTGGTCCAACACGCTGGACCGGGACGTGTCCACCCTGTCCTACCCGCACGGTTCGGCCGGGATCGGCAACCACAACTACTGCCGAAACCCCTACCCGGGCAGCCCGCAACCCTGGTGCTACGTGGGGGATATACGGATCTTCTGGGAGTACTGCGACGTACCTAGATGTGATTATTAACGACCAATGTAACTAGAGCCATAGGTTTGCTTTGTGTGACATCAGTGTTCACTTTCTGGCCAATATAGGGATATACGGATCTTCTGGGAGTACTGTGACGAACCTTTATAGATGTGATTATTGACGACCAATGTTACTAGAGcaatacactaccaaaaataacttttcttattttcggtttgtttgtttgaatctttgtttattcatgataagctcaaatcggcacgcaggccacttttcattgaggtcatgagggaagaggtgtTTCTTcttagacacagaaaaatgtCCTTAAAAGAAGAGAGCTTTCTAAAACATGATATTGTAGTCaatgaaaacaagaaatttagacttgaatttctagaaattcttaaCGTCGAAGATCGTTTTGAGAATCAGTTTTATAACATAAGGAAATCAAGAAAGTGTTTCTTCTTGTGAGAAGTTCCATGGAAAgaatcttcctttttttcttattcgtTCTTGAAATTCTTAGTATAAGAAAAGTTGTCAATGaattaagaaaaatatgaaaaactgGAAAAGCAACAAAATCATGTAGTGTATGTTTGCTTTCTATGACCTCATTGAACACTTTCTGGCCTATACCGTGTATTTTGGTAAATATACGGACCGTCTGTTTAGTGTCCTCTGTTTCTTGCCCGTGCTGTTGCCATACGGCATTGGTTGACTATATACTGTGTATGTGCGCCGATAATACATATTTGTAGCCACAAAGGTGGTGTGATACTATAGGAATAGTGTCAAGTTACTATAGGAATCTGCTGCCATGTAAGCAGGACCGAAACGTTTACGTTTGTATTATCGTTTAGTTTGTTTATCGTTGTTTAAACATGGATACATGTGAGAGTAATGTGCTCGTTAGCTGTATCAACAGAACGAAAATCCAAACAAAACAATTGGGGATGATTGCTAAAATTTTATGAAGACTATCATTGGTGAACCATAAAAGGTACGCTACCTCAATATTTAATTTACAAACCACAAATTTCAGTTTAATTtgcttttcttttgttgtagaTACTGATTGACTGGTTGTAGTATCATATAGATCACAAACCATTTCTGTTGGTTACGTACTCAATATATGACGATATGATGTTTTTTTATGGCTTCAAAGGGATAGTTACCATTGGAATAGCAAATGTCTTTGTACTCTTAGAACTGGTACTGCGCCCCTCGTTTCAGTCCTGTCTTTTTAATTAAGAACAGAAAATACTCAATTTATCTCCAGGTTTCCCGAGAAAGGGGCAAGGTTTTTGTCCTCTTCATGTATGAATGATCACACACAAACAAGGGACGATGATTTTCGCAGGCGAAAGAAACAAGATAGACATAGACAAGAAACCCGGCCTTGTGAATTGCACATTGTTACTATGGGGTATTTTATTAAGTTGAATATGAAAACGGTACGTGTCTGTAtcctctgtacatgtatattgttgcACTGATGTGAGTTCTTCTGTATTTACAAGGGGACTCATGTTATGCGTATGCATCCAATCGCTATCTTATATGATGTGAAAAACCTCATTGTAATGTTCGGGGCATTTGTAGCTGAGTatgtaatgtgtgaaatgaTACCAAAGGGCTAAAGATTAACCGTATATGAGTCAACAATACGGAATTATGGCATGAAATTAATCCATACTTGATGACATTTTTACAATGATCTGTTTTGTATCTATAATTGTAATCATGGTCGTAATATGTTAATAAAAgcgttgtgtacatgtattgtatttttgtttttttagatgtccCTTCATATAGTCGCACAAACAGAAAGTACAGAGAAATAAAGACATGTATAAAAGTACAAACAATCTGCAAGCATTGCCTGCTTCCCAGTTAGAAAAAGTGCTGGTTGGAACTTATACGCCGCAGTACTAAAAAAGTGATTAACTTGTCATATCCTACTAAAAGAGTTTGGAATAGACTGAACATATAACAGATGGTAAAATAATGAATGATTGGacaatgtctttgttgtgaTTTAATGCACAATGCTTCCACCATACCGTTCTTATCGAATAAAGGATTATGATTAGTTAGGTAGAAAAGTAAAACGATATatacaaaacattgaaataaaaatgtatcCATTGTTCCCAACCCCCtctgaaaattgatgcacgagATTCCTGTAACATTGTATGATGATTTTGCTATTATGATAATTCCTATATTCTTGGTTAGATTTAGACAACATAATCTAGTTAGGAATGTTGTGTTTTTATTGAGTATGTTCTATAGAAGATATCGAAGCCGTTACGACTTGTCCTTAACATAGCataaaatatatagatatatatatacgggCATCAATGCAACTAAGAAGCACATAATATGAAATCGCTATTCTAATATAGACTGTACATTGCAGATAAACAAAGTGCATCCTGCGTACTAAGATTACATATCCATCGTAGTTTaacttattttgttgtttacaaTAAATCTAACGTAAAGAATTAAGAAAAATCTTTAGATAACAAAGCTGCCACCAAAGAAGTCCAATAATTTAAATAGGTGAAAAGATATAGGAAAATATTCGATTTTTTGGACAGTGTAAACGTAACCTCGTGCATACAGCAAAGAACTGTGGTAAATAAAAACAAGCTTACAATACTAAAACGACAGTAACAAAAGAAATGCATTTAAGTAGGCTGGgtttaacgttaacgtttggCTGCACTCATCTTATCTTTACACGTATTAAATGTTCCAATTTACCCTAACTTACCCTGGCAATCCCTACACTACAGCTATGCGCTTTTAGCCTGGAAGATTCCGGGCATTGTACCCATTATAAAACCAACACGTCGATGTTGTATGAAAAAATGTGTATCTTTTTGGGCAGAACATTGTTTCTCCGCATGATGACTTCAGTATTCCAAAGTCACCATCGTGTTGTCGTCCGCCCGCCAAAGAAGGCTTGTTAGCACCGTATTCTTTTCCTTTCAGGAGATCATATTTAGTAGAATTTATTTTTCGGGATGGGCACGTCGAGAAATTACAGTTCCCAACCATAAGCCGAAAATGGCGTTTGATGTTTGTCGACATGAGGTACAGGACTTGCTGAGCGTCGACCAATCATTGACGACACCTGGGCACGTCGCAGTACTCCCAGAAGACCCGGATGTCGGACACGTAGCACCATGGCTGGGGGCTGCCCGCGTAAGGGTTCCTGCAGTAGTTGTGGTTGCCGATGCCGCCGGCTGAGTTCGGGTAGGTGAGGGTGGACACGTCCCGGTCCAGCGTGTGGGCCCAGTTCATGCAGGTGTGCCCGCTGCGCGTCCAGCTCCGGGTGCCGCGGTACGTTGTTCCCGTGCCCTGGTAACAGTCTGGAAGATATTCAAACCGAGATTCTGGTAAGAGCTAAACAGCATATCAATGGTCTATAGAGGTCTACTTAACATTTTGTTAGCGATTAGATTCCAAATCCAAAATTTTGACCATAAAAAAACCTGCAGTGCCATAGCAAGCTTCTAGTGGGCCAGAAACATACACTTAcattccttacatcacaagctatctgccaccaaaacaatcaagaccatagcacgtctagaagaaaagatttagaaaacggttttgctgcagtaccaaggtcacataccagggggcccaagacCTAACCTGGCTACgtatacccacataccaaatatcatcgtaatccattcagagattcttgagttatgctgactacaacatccagaaacacacacgcacagacaagCCCAAAACTATACCGCCATGCATATTCATGTCGGTAATGTCGGTAAGAACTCTCACCTAAGTAGTGTCCGCCGTACCCGTGCACCACCTGGATATGGTTGTTCTGCGGACACTCCCTGGCACCTAGCCCGTGGTAGTTGGGACACAGACAGCGGCAGGAAGGTCCGATGAAGCTGTCTGGGTAGTTACAGCGTATGTAATACGGGCAACGGGCTGTAAGCGAAGGGAAAACATATATTTTCAGAAGGTGATGATTATTTGCTTattgaattttatttcaaattgccaCTTCTACGACTGATCGACCACGAAAGAAAGTTTAAAGAGGCCGCAaatttccatcctaatttctccacgtttacagacgaaaagaaaactattctccccttaacatcacaaaacccacacattacaaataaagagggaTCATACATCTTCCACTATACTATACACGGAAAAAgcaagtcgaacccaataagttagtgcatgtccccgtggcacaagcggtaacgcaaccccgctgctttgccatctggatcaaattccgtggatcctagggcccgcgttcgatcctatgggtcgactcgagctcggacatgttgtaagagattgcattcgtcatttcagatggtgacataaagccgacggcctcgtgtatgagggagcttcgggcgtaagcctcaagcgtcaaacctctgcacgtaaaagaacccaacacacttatcgagaagagtaggggtgacccggtgtgcttggccgaAAACgagaagccgcattgcaccacCGCACTATAGCACTACCACTTTAGCTACTTGAAAAGCTTTATGCTTCacatcaattgaggatgactgctttactctACTTACCAGACCAGAGTAGTCACTTACTATAttgttcatcaatgtttgtccgtgtttttttttcactaaacatgtagtttgtttttttttcacttcacatgtacttgcaattaggcTACGGGTAAGAACTTGAAATAAGGTTTCATTAATCAACATTCTGGCACGATTGCCCCGAGTTTACCTGCACAGCTGTACATGTCATTGGTCATCTTAATGTCGTAGTAAGACAGGGAGATCCTCTGGCCAATGATTTTCTGGAAGGACGGGTCACGTGTCTCGATGGTGCGCCGGGTCTGAGAGTCCCACGAGAACTCCTATTGGGATGAAAATAATCaacaaaaatcaaagatggtCATCATCTTGTTGCACCGACTCATAATTCACAGAGCTATAAATTACGTGCCGCGTTCTGTTTGGGTTCAACTGTGAATCTTTGCCCATGTTTTAAATCATTTATATAAGCTTTTAAATCATTTATGTGCAATGTTTTTTATGTGCATGTACCTAGAATAGTGTTATAGGTCGCTATTCTATCCATGTTAAAACTTTCATTGTAATGTCTTATCTTTTTCAGCAGGACTAGCTCTTTGTATATAGCCATAGGCttgttgggcagccctggctgtgtgtcctgaacagccaaaccaatagatttgtaaaacaaagaaactgaaaaaaagagaaatatttGCCAAATGCTGTCACAATATCATTGACAGCCGATATACTTAATTATCGATTTTAAAGAACCATTGCTTACGTTGTCCGAGTAGTGCATGATGGACAGGTAGTCGTACGGGATGTCAAACGTGTCGATCATGTTCCAGTAGAACTTTGAGAAATGACGATACCTGGAAAACAGTAGGAATGATGCATAATGTTTTGAGTTAAACGTCGCAAACAACTCTGAGATCAAGACGGAATTTGAATGTCCGTCATAGACAAGGTGCAGGATAGAACGTAAAATATAAGATTTCTGGTTTACGCCGGCCCTTTCAATGCTGATCATCGCCATTTTCTTTCGTagacaatagtttttttttaaagaaatattgtTACAGATTTTTATGCAGTCCATGTCtgattccattgtaatgtctggcctctgtcagcagggctagccctttttaatagccacaggctaggtggttgggcaaccctggctgtgtgtcctgaacagccaaaccaaatgaataaacaaacgtaCTATTGTTTCATTCAAAATATCCCAACTGGTGGCCATCTTAAAACCTACCTGCCCCACCGGATGTTGTCCCACTCTATGGTCACGTGATCATCTCTATCCGGTCGCGCATGCTCGTGGAAGAACCCGATTGCGTGGCCGATTTCGTGCATGGCGATAGCGACCTGTAACAGGTATAGGAACGAAGAAGGGGGACGCTAACATTAGCAAAAAGGCATTCAAATAAAGAAGAGATTTTAGAACACCAAAATACATGACTATGGCAAGATTGTCTTTGTTAAGAAATGTACTTACCccgtttttgttttgtaaacacTCGTCATCCAGTGATAACTTCTGCTCAGGAGTCCACCAGAACATCCCAACCTTGCTCCAACAGCTGCGGGCATATGGTAACAGGTAGTGTTGGTTTTTCATTTGGTCATTTGTTTCTCAATTCATCATATCAACAGGATGTCAGTTAGTTTTTATCGGTTAAATGGGGCTTTCAGTCCTTTCTAATGTATCAAAGGAGTTTTGCAAGACGCTAGCAGGCAGATTCTTCCATGATCATGATCCTTTATAGTCGCATAGCTGCAAGAAGTTAACAAAGAGTATATGGTTTGTTCGCTTAATCGAAAACAGTCCAATTTTGTTCATGTTTGTTGATTACTTTATCCATCAACAATACTCACCCGCCGCTCTTAACAAAGTTGATGTAGTTGCTGGTTGTTATTATGTTTTCCTGAGGGTTGTCTCTCTCTACAAACTTCAGACACGTGTTCTCCTCCCATCGCCGCATGGCCTGGTGTACGATGTCCTTATCGGAGTCACCTGCAGGTGGAAACAGATGCAACAGGTGCGAACAGATGTAACAGGTCCACACAGGTGCAACAGGTCCACACAGATGCGACAGGTGCACACAGATGCAGCAGGTGCACACAGATGCGACAGGTGCACACAGATGCAGCAGGTACACACAGATGCGACAGGTGCACACAGATGCGACAGGTGCACACAGATGCGACAGGTGCACACAGATGCGACAGGTGCACACAGATGCAGCAGGTGCACACAGATGCGACAGGTACACACAGATGCAGCAGGTGCACACAGATGCGACAGGTGCACACAGATGCAGCAGGTGCACACAGATGCGACAGGTGCACACAGATGCAGCAGGTGCACACAGATGCGACAGGTGCACACAGATGCGACAGGTGCACACAGATGCAGCAGGTGCACACAGATGCAGCAGGTGCACACAGATGCAGCAGGTGCACACAGATGCGACAGGTGCACACAGATGCAGCAGGTGCACACAGATGCGACAGGTGCACACAGATGCGACAGGTGCACACAGATGCAGCAGGTGCACACAGATGCAGCAGGTGCACACAGATGCAGCAGGTGCACACAGATGCGACAGGTGCACACAGATGCGACAGGTGCACACAGATGCAACAGGTGCACACAGATGCAGCAGGTGCACACAGATGCAGCAGGTGCacacagatgaaaaaaaaatacagtaatgGAGATcccaagaaaataaacaaacaaacaaacaaacaaaaagttgcGAGCAGATACAGCAGATGGAGCAGGTCCGAACAGATGCAACAGCGAGAACAAAAAGgttgtggtcatgattttggctCATGATTATGATTACAATGATAATGTTGACGATGATAACGACGATGATCACGATTAACACTGCAATGGTGGTCACTGACTTGGTGATGATTGGCATATAATGTAATAGTGGTGATGACTAGCAACATATGGCATTATGTACGTCAATCTAATAGTTTCCATATGTACATTGTCCCATCTGCTTCGGTTGATTTGCTGTGGATAATATTTGAACTGAAACGTTTTGCTAAGATTGAAAAATGGTAGCCCCAAGATTAAGCATTGGTCTTACAAATTTCCGAGCTTAGCAACACTTGACCTGCCGTTCATAATCGTCAACATTATGCTAAGTATATAAACAGGTGGTATGACTCACTAAAAgtcggaatcaataggtcccgagttcgatactcaccatgccccgacgttttgcccttgggaaaggcacttaacactaccttcgtgacgcccaccgagcctattcggctaatctgtcaagctggtgtgttacgcctaatggcggttgttccggctatatagatacagaactgtgtgccaaaaaaaacaactgcggatttggttgccaatgtgccaacatctagcacatttgccactgagaagcGTTAAAAAATTATGACTCACTAAAAGCCTCGTCGAATATGTAGGGCACGGTGGCGTAGGGCCAGCGCATGTGCTGGCTCCTGATGGCCTTCCGCTTGCTGCGGCGGTGGACGACATTCTCTGGAACCGCATTTCCGAACTGTGGAAAATGACAAAGTTTAACCTTTAGTGCACTGAAAtaaccgtttggcacccaattccctgtcGGCAATAGAGtaaggcaacagggagaaggttgatacGATTCAACAACCAGCGCTTTCCTATTATATTACTTACGTAAGCATGTTGTCTTTGTCAAAATTCTAAACAAGCTTCGAACTCATTGCTTAAAAGTTTAATGGATCAGATAAGAGTCAATTTGTTTGACAGTGAAAATGTAACCTCATGTATACACGAAAGGACTGTGGTAAACCAATAAACTAGCTTACAATAGTTTACAATACTAGCTTACAATACTAAACTACAGCAACAGAAGAAATGTAGGTAAATAAGCTGGGTATAGCGTTTGGCTGTACTCTTCATCTCTAACAAACGCGATGTTCTTTCTTGTAAGTAAAACACTCACAGACATTCGTAATTTGTTATGGTATAGTAATCTGCAAGCatctatcagtggcaaagacattatccaactggcaaaaacAGTCCAACTGGCCaatgatactgcttttgccAATTTGATGCTGTCATTGCCACTtaaagatctgcttgaagattatggTGTGGTTAAACTAGAAATTCTAAACGATTGTACTGAAATGTTGCACTGTACCTGTTTCACTCGTCTCCCGGCAACCACCAGGGCATCCCCGTGTGACGTCATCCACCGGTCATGCAGCCGCAATGCCTGCTGATAGTAACCCAGCGGGTAGCCCTGTACAAACATCAGGCGAATTTAAACAGTTCAACAATTAGGTAAATATTGTAGCATCCATCAGGACTTcttacgggggtacggatcgtagaattcggcaaaaaaagctCAATGATAGTACATTGGACCTACAGACGAGAGAATGGGTTACACTCAACAGATCCAGAGCCAAGGTAGCCAGGAGCGGCGACAACGTACTAAGATGGGGCAAGGCTGTACACCCCCAGACCATAAAGAACCTCCTACAGAACTGTCAACTTGTCTCAACATGTACAGACGGGGATCTACGAGAGGCTAACCGGACAGCCCGTCAACGGATCCTGAACtggagcgacaagatatgatgatgattggccaggagagtcagtctgcggaaaggttaacatttaccacgaacccagcggtcccgggttcgaatcccctgacgccaccgatgttgtgcccttgggaaaggcactttatacgactttccttaTTGCCTCACtcttgttatctgtacgtggcactgctGATATAAGTTATTAAATCTTAGTGCAGAGCCACGTCTGTCCAAAAAGCAAAAttagaaataagataaaataaatgCATCCAGAGACATCCATGATGTAACGTAATTCTGTCGTTTACCATAGTCCTCCTGCCACCATCCTCTACGGAGCCAATTAAAGTCCTACCGGTGAGCAAAGCTTGCGGAGTCGGTACCGGGCTGATTCGGAGGATTACGCGCTGCTGTCATCAATTAGTGGGAGCACGCCCCGCCAATCGGTCCGATACATATATCATTATTACAGAGTATAAACAAGGACCACTGGCGTCGGATACAACAGCCTCCATAAGATGTCTAAGTAAAAGGTTGTACTAGGATTGATGGCATTGATAGAAGTAAGCTTTGCGCAGATCCTTCCAGATCTGTTAGAACATGACCTTGGATATAGGGATAGAAATGTTTGCGCACAAAACGTCATGCTAAACTTATGTCTGACAACCTATAACTTTCAACCTTGTTGTTGTATGCCCAGCAGGTACCATTATAAAGCCTTTTCGTAGTCCACATAAATTTCAAACATAATCATACCAATGTCTATTAAAATGATACTAATAATTcattacaaaatcaaaatagCTTTTTGAATTTGTTTGCGTTTTTAGATCTGTACCACAGGAAAGATATATGTATATTGCTAATCATCCGCAAATGGTAGTTCAACTGGATGACAATTAGGACCATTAAATCAAAAGCAACGTAATTCAGAATTGTTTAGGCATTTCCTTTACCGTTCACATGTATGAAAACAAACTATATCATTCCGTCGTCACCTTATTTGGTTACGCATCAAAGAGAAGATGATAGAAATGAACATGTCGCCGACTGGGATGCCTTCTCACAAACACTGCCAGGAAAAATCATTAAGATAAGACACGGATGACGTCAGATGGGCAGCTGTATTGTCAGACATACCCCAGGCAGCCAGTCGTCCACCTGATATAAGTTTGCCCAAGGTAACAGATGCGGTTTTAATGAGCACTGATTGTTTTGTGTGCGTTTAAACTTTGTAACTGCACcacaaaaatctttataactCATAAATGTTTCGTCAGACAACCTGTATCTGCTCTAGAGCATTACAAAGCAAACGACATTTTCGCACAAAAGGTTTCAAAGTTACCCCAACACATGTTTCGGTGCACACAAAAACGGTAACTGTGTGCCAGGATAGATTATCATTGAACTTGCTGCTACACTTTGTTTGGCGGGTTAATTTGATTCGCGAACTTTTGGCAGGTTGACACGAACTTGTGCTTGGCGTATCCTTACTAACATTTCTGAGGGAGCTGTTCCAGAAAGACGTATCTAATAATTTATTTGCAGACTTTGAGGGATTCACGTAGGTCTAGAAGGTATTAGATGCAGTGTCTTTCTTTGTGAAAGACTCAGTccgtttaacctttagcacactgagtagccgtttggcaccccgtTCCTTATTGATTACAGatttgggcagcagggagaaggttaaaaaaactgAGCGACCGTTGCTATTGTCTTCTGTACTGAAGAGACTTTGAACTTTTGGGTTAGAAACTCGTTAAGGGTTAACATGATTCAGGCGTGACCCTATTTCGGGGTTTCTGGCTTCTTAAGAGAATGATGCTTGCCGCTTTGATTACACGTTTGCCGTCTTCCCTGTCAAACTACCAATCAAAGGTTAATGAAAGTCATTTGTGACTATTTTGCACGCTTGACACCGACACAAACCAGGCTGAAAGTCTGCGGTTTGAGCTTAACGAGAAGCGGATGTGATCAGGGCCTACCGTCCTTTCTTCTGTCCGCATCGCGCCTATATCATACAACAATGCCAACGAGTGCTATTCCTATGGTACTGTACCTCAATTAAACTGTTTCACAGTTAGCCGGTCTTAAGACGTTACGTTGGGCGAGACAACAGCACAAGACTGGCTTTGCGATCCCATAGTTTTTTTCCAGCTCATGTTTGAAGATTTGCTAGGTCGTTTCCGTAAGGTGTAAGCAGACTATTCTTATCTCCCATATCGTAACTcatagggaaagccgtcttattcACGTAATTCATAGCGATGTGGACAAACTGCCTTTCATGATCTTAGCATGGGGAGGGTGAATTCAGGTTTAAGCAGCGTTTCCAAATACAAATCAAATCGTGTATGGCCAGTTTCAGTTAGTAACTAGTGAACGGTAGAGCATTTTGTCATAAGGCATGCAACACCTAATGAAAGCTGAGAAGATGGACATAAAGTTTTAAGGTCTGTTCTGTCGATATGTCTGAGCGCCATGCGTATGAGTAGGTACTCGTTTGACAATTCTGTGGCGGCTACAGTATTAGAAACTACTAGATTGTTACAATACAATATGTTATTCACTTGTTTGAACccaattatttttggtatggtTGAAGAAGTCCTTACGTAAGTCGCTTTACTTTTATTATGTTCAGAAAGACTACTGTGTTACCACAAAATGTTATCATAAAAGCAGAaatcgttttgtttgtttgtttatttgtttgtttgtatggttGTAGAAAACTTACGAATTTCATTGTACTTTCATCATGTCGAGTAAAATTACTTTGTTATCACAGAATGTTATCATAACAGCAGCCGTTGtttttgtctgtctatctgtctgtctgtctgtccgtctgtctgtctgtttgcttgtttatttgcttgtttattcattaaaaTTTGAAAACGTCTCGAAACAAAAAGGGATTGTTTGGATTTCCGTTCTTTCATAAAGCAAGTGTTCGGAATTAGGATCCAAGACAATCAAACAGCCCTACCGTTCCATTGCGCCTGTAAGAAGGCTTTATCTGCCCCCTTCTTACATTTCTCGCCAGACTACTCAAAGACGGACCACGCAGAGCTCATTTGTTGTCGGTTAGCGGTCTTTCCAAGCGTCGAAAGGTCCTTGAAGAAAAAGTGAATCCAGACCCACATTTGTGTAACATTACGTTCAACCGATGTGGTCAGCTCTGCCTATCCGTGCGTACATTTGATGTTCACCAGCTCGCCCCAACTAAGCCATCATTGGACGATATTGCTTGGGAACCGGACGTTGTTTATCTATCTAAAAACAGCCATAATGTTTATCTGCCTTTTGTA contains these protein-coding regions:
- the LOC136429919 gene encoding blastula protease 10-like isoform X1, translated to MAMCALCVLVFTFLYFGTVSATMGQLPRMYSDFPNIYRNEGYPLGYYQQALRLHDRWMTSHGDALVVAGRRVKQFGNAVPENVVHRRSKRKAIRSQHMRWPYATVPYIFDEAFSDSDKDIVHQAMRRWEENTCLKFVERDNPQENIITTSNYINFVKSGGCWSKVGMFWWTPEQKLSLDDECLQNKNGVAIAMHEIGHAIGFFHEHARPDRDDHVTIEWDNIRWGRYRHFSKFYWNMIDTFDIPYDYLSIMHYSDNEFSWDSQTRRTIETRDPSFQKIIGQRISLSYYDIKMTNDMYSCAARCPYYIRCNYPDSFIGPSCRCLCPNYHGLGARECPQNNHIQVVHGYGGHYLDCYQGTGTTYRGTRSWTRSGHTCMNWAHTLDRDVSTLTYPNSAGGIGNHNYCRNPYAGSPQPWCYVSDIRVFWEYCDVPRCRQ
- the LOC136429919 gene encoding blastula protease 10-like isoform X2; its protein translation is MSVSKLLLIFLVTSCAASPVLLRHGRRKTKAKGYPLGYYQQALRLHDRWMTSHGDALVVAGRRVKQFGNAVPENVVHRRSKRKAIRSQHMRWPYATVPYIFDEAFSDSDKDIVHQAMRRWEENTCLKFVERDNPQENIITTSNYINFVKSGGCWSKVGMFWWTPEQKLSLDDECLQNKNGVAIAMHEIGHAIGFFHEHARPDRDDHVTIEWDNIRWGRYRHFSKFYWNMIDTFDIPYDYLSIMHYSDNEFSWDSQTRRTIETRDPSFQKIIGQRISLSYYDIKMTNDMYSCAARCPYYIRCNYPDSFIGPSCRCLCPNYHGLGARECPQNNHIQVVHGYGGHYLDCYQGTGTTYRGTRSWTRSGHTCMNWAHTLDRDVSTLTYPNSAGGIGNHNYCRNPYAGSPQPWCYVSDIRVFWEYCDVPRCRQ